One genomic region from Sparus aurata chromosome 15, fSpaAur1.1, whole genome shotgun sequence encodes:
- the LOC115596106 gene encoding polycomb group RING finger protein 5-B, with product MAATGRKHLVRDFNHFITCYLCRGYLIKPTTVTECLHTFCKSCIVQHFEESNDCPKCGIQVHETNPLEMLRLDNTLEEIIFKLVPGLREKEEQQELEFWKKNQPKANGQENLRCARIGLPDVGGDDGDCGGDDGDDAGDDDYHRSDPQIAICLDCLRNTGQSGESTVTDLMKRFIRCSSRVTVGTIKKFLSLKLKLPSSYELDVLCNGEIMGRDHTLEFIYMTRWRLHGENTYPMVLEYRPRIDFG from the exons aTGGCCGCCACAGGAAGGAAGCACTTGGTGAGAGACTTTAACCATTTCATCACCTGTTACCTGTGTCGAGGTTACCTGATCAAACCCACCACGGTCACCGAGTGCCTGCACACCT TCTGTAAGAGCTGCATCGTGCAGCACTTCGAGGAGAGTAACGACTGTCCTAAATGTGGCATTCAGGTCCACGAGACCAACCCGCTGGAGATGCTCAG GTTGGACAACACCCTGGAGGAGATCATTTTCAAGCTGGTGCCTGGACTCAGAGAGA AAGAGGAACAGCAGGAACTTGAATTCTGGAAGAAGAACCAGCCCAAAGCAAACGGCCAGG AAAACCTGAGGTGTGCGAGGATCGGGCTGCCTGACGTCGGAGGCGATGACGGTGATTGCGGAGGCGACGACGGTGACGACGCCGGCGATGACGACTACCACAGGAGCGACCCTCAGATCGCCATCTGCCTGGACTGCCTGCGCAACACGGGGCAGTCGGGGGAGAGCACTGTCACG GATTTGATGAAGAGGTTCATCCGCTGCTCCAGTCGAGTCACCGTGGGAACAATTAAGAAGTTTCTCAGTCTTAAACTCAAGCTGCCGAGCTCGTACGAG CTGGATGTGCTGTGTAACGGAGAGATCATGGGCCGAGATCACACTCTGGAGTTCATCTACATGACCCGATGGAGGCTCCACGGAGAGAAT acGTATCCCATGGTTCTCGAGTACCGGCCACGTATCGACTTTGGCTGA